CGCCGGGGATGCCCTCGTACGGGCCGCGGTCGACCCAGCGCCGCACCTCGGCCAGGTAGGCCACGTCGCCGACCATCCGGGCCTCGACCTCGGCGGTCAGCTTGAGGAACACCCGGGTGAAGTCCTCGGAGACCGCCTCGGTGGACACGGCGCCGCAGGCGCCGGCCGCCGCGATCTCCTGCCACTGCGGGCCGGTCACCGCGGTCGCCGCGAACGGTGCCCGGCTGGTGAACCGGTCGTGGATGGCCCCGTACAGCTGCGCGTCCGCGGCGGACGGCGCGAGCCGGTCGCCCGACCAGGAGACGCTGGCCACCGGCGCTGTGGTCAGGTCGCGCAGGATCGGCGGGAGCTGGTCGCGGGCGATCGGGGCCAGGCCGGCCGGCGGCTGCGGTCCCGGCCCGGGGAAGTCGATGACGCGGACCCGGGCCTCGAGTCGGTGGGCCAGGGCGAGCTCCAGGTTGGCCAGCGCGGCCCCGGCCGACTGCACCGCCCAACGTCCGGACGGATCGACGACGTGCGGCGCGCGGCCGACGTCGAGCCACAGGTCGATGCTTTCGCCCCGGTAGACGAAGATCCAGGGCTGGCTGTTGTGGATCGATGCCGCGCGAGTGGCGTCCTCGACGGCGGCGCGGACGTCACGGGGGATGCGACCGAACATGACGGTTCCTTCCTGTGGTGGGACGGCAGGGCCGAATCGTCAGGGGCACGATCGCGGAACGCCTGCGTCCCGACGCTAGGCGTCGGCGGAACCGCAGGGGCCTGCCATTGGACCAACCCGGACCGGGCACCAAGTCCCGTTGTCCCCGACATCCGGGCGGGGGGACTTGCGTGATCGACGCGGCTGCGGGATACCGGAAGGAGACACGCATCGAGCGCAGTGAAGGGACCACCGCCATGACGACAGCGGACTGGACAGCGGATGCGGATCCGGCCGATCTGGCCGAGCAACAGGTGCCGGTGCTCGACGACGAGGGGACCGAGCCCGCGGTCACCGGGATCGGGGAGTTCGGCGAGGCCGACTCGGCCGACGTGATCGAGCAGGCGGTGGTGGTCGGCGGCGACGACGACGGGTACGACCGGGCCTGATCGGGCGGGGCGCGGCCGGGCGGGATCAGTCCGAGCCGGCCCGTGACTGCAGCAGGCGGCGGAACGAGGCCAGCCGGCCGGCGCTGGAATGGCCGGCCGCCACCCAGCCGTCCAGGGCGCACTCGGCGCCCAAGTGGTCGCAGTTGGGCGGGCAGTCGACGGTGCCTTCGAGAAGGTCGTCGAATGCGGCCAGCAGGTCGTCCGGGGTGACGTGGGCCAGGCCGAACGAGCGCACGCCGGGGGTGTCGATCACCCAGCCGCCGCCGGCCAGCGGCAGCGCGATCGCCGAGGTGGAGGTGTGCCGCCCCTTGCCCACTCCGGTAACCGAACCGGTGGCCCGTAGGGCCTGCGGCACCAGCGCATTGACCACGGTGGACTTGCCGACGCCGGAGTGGCCGATCATCACCGACACCCGCCCGGACAGTTGCTCGCGAACCGCGTCGATGCCGTCGACCACCCGGACACCGGTGTCGTCGAGACCGCGATCGATCCCGCGGCGGGTGACCAGGATGGGCACGGTCAGCTCGTCGTAGGTGCTGCGGAGCGGTCCGGCATCGGCCAGATCCGACTTGGTCAGCAGCAACACCGGCGTCAGGTTGCCGGTGAACGCGGCGACCAGGCACCGGTCGATGAACCCGGTCCGGGGTTCCGGGTCGGCTAGGGCGCTGACGATCACCAGCTGGTCGGCGTTGGCCACCAGCACGCGTTCGGTGGTGTCCACGTCGTCGGCCGAGCGGCGCAGGATGCTGCGCCGCGGCGCGATCCGCACGATCCGGGCCAGGGTGTCCGGGGCGCCTCCGGTGTCGCCGACGAGGTCGACCAGGTCGCCGACGGCGACGGCCCGGCGGCCCAGCTCGCGGGCCCGCATCGCGGTGACCGGCCGCGCGTGCCGGGTGCCATCGCCCACCAGGCAGGTGTAGCGGCCGCGGTCCACCGTGGTGACGAACCCCTCGACCGATTCGGTGTGGGCCGGCCGGGTCTTGGTGCGGGGACGGGACGAGCGGCCCGGCCGGACCCGGACGTCGTCGTTGTCCCAGTCTTCGCCGAGCCGGCTCATGCCACCGCCGGGCCGAGCATCCGCGTCCACATGTCCGCGAACCCGGGCAGGGTCTTGGCCGTGGTCGCCACGTCGTCGACGAGCACCCCGGGCACCCGCAGCCCGACGATGGCTCCGGCCGTGGCCATCCGGTGGTCGGCGAAGGCGGCCCAGGGGCCCCCGTGCAGCGGTTGGGGGTGAATGGTGAACCCGTCCGGCGCCTCGTCGACCCGGCCGCCGACCGCCTGGATGTCCTGGGCCAGCGCGGCCAGCCGGTCGGTCTCGTGCCCGCGCAGGTGACCGATCCCGGTCAGCCGGGACGGTCCGTCGGCGAACAGGGCGATGGCCGCCACGGTCGGGGTCAGCTCGCCGACGTCGTGCAGGTCGGCGGTCAGCCCGCGCAGCCGGTCCGGCCCGGAGACGGTCAGCCCGTCCGGTCCGATCGACACCCGCGCGCCCATGGCGGTGAGCAGGCCGCGGATGGCGTCCCCGGCCTGGGTGGTGGCCGCGGGCCAGTGCGGGACGGTGACGGTGCCGCCGGTGACTGCGGCGGCCGCCAGGAACGGGGTCGCGTTGGACAGGTCCGGCTCGATGGTGCTGGTCCACGGCTGGACCGGCCCGGGCTCGACCCGCCACCGGTCCGGGGTCGCGTCGTCGACCCGCACCCCGACGCCGCGCAGCGCCTGCACGGTCATCTCGATGTGCGGCAACGAGGGCACGGCCGCGCCCTCGTGCCGCACCTCGATGCCGCCGGCGAAGGAGGGGGCGGACAGCAAGAGCCCGGAGACGAACTGCGACGAGGCGCTGGCATCGATCCGCACCGTGCCGCCGGGGACCCGGCCGTCGGCGTGCACGGTGAACGGCAGCCGGTCGCCGTCCACGCGCACCCCGAGCGCCCGCAGTGCGTCGAGCACCGTGGCCATCGGCCGCCGGCGGGCGGCCTCGTCGCCGTCGAAGATGATCGGTCCGGTGGCCGTCGCGGCCAGCGGCGGCAGGAACCGCATCACGGTTCCGGCCAGCCCGCAGTCCACGTGGGCCGGACCGGCCAGTGGCGCCGGCGTCACCAGCCAGTCCCGTCCCCCCGGGCCGGCGGACTCGATGCCGGTGCCCAGGGCCCGCAGCGCCGCGGCCATCAGGTCGGTGTCCCGGCTGCGCAGCGGAGCCGGGATCAACGACGGCGCCACGGCCTGCGCCGCGAGCACCAGGGCCCGGTTGGTCAGCGACTTGGAGCCGGGCACGGGGACCGTGGCGGTCACCGGTGCATCGGCGGTCGGGGCGGGCCAGGGAGCCAGTGCGGTGGTCACCGGTCCATGATCTCGCACCGCCCCCGGATCATGGGTAGCTGACCACGGTGACCGGGACGTCGGGGTTGGCGATGGTGGACGACCCGCCGACGCCGTTGATGACGTTCTGGATGCCGCCCTTGCCGTTGGCCGGGTCCAGGAAGATGGTCAGCAGGTTGGTCAGGCTGCCGGCCTTGAGCCCGGTGGGCACCTCGAAGGCGTTGGCGGCGTAGACGTCCACACCCTGGTTGAAGAAGCTGTAGCTGCCCATCCCGGTCCCGCTGAACGAGCGCACGCCGTCGGCCACCTTCCGCGCCGGGTAGCCGAGCTCACCCGAGGGCTGGGTCCAGGCCGCCTGGTTCGGCGGGTCGTACGGCAGCTCGTTCTGGTAGAACACCACCCGCCCGTTGTCGCCGTTCCAGATGGTCTCGGTCTTCTGGTAGTGCTCGACGAACAGGCCGTAGGCGGTGACGTTGTCCCCGTTGACGATCAGCCCGGTGTCGGCCGTGTTCACGGTCCAGCCGACCCCGTTGCCATGGTCGGCCCGCCAGGCCCAGATGTTGTCCAGGATGGTGTTGTCGCTGTTCACCACGATGCTGGTGGTCGCCCGGCCGGCGGCGGCACCGCCGATGCGGACGAACACGTCGTGCAGCACGGTGGGGTTGCCCCGGCTGCTGCTGCACTGCCCGCCGGGCGTGCCGACCTGCACGAGCACGGGGGAGTTGACCGGGCCGGCGTCGATGGTCACCCCGGCGACGTCCACCCCGGGCACGTCGCCGATGGTGATCGCCGCGTTGCCGTTCTGGGGGATCAGGGTCGCGTAGCCCAGGCCGAGGATCAGCGTGTTCGGCCGGGTGACGGTGATCGGCCGGTCGAGCTGGTAGACCCCGGGAGTGAGCAGCAGCTGCTTGCCGCGGGCCAGCGCGGCGTTGATCGTGCGGGCGTCGTCGCCCGGCCGGGCCACGTAGAAGTTCTCGATCGACTGGGACGAGCCCTTGGGGTTGCCGGAGGCCCATGTGGTGCCGCTGCTGTTGCGCTGGACGGCGGGCACGAACACGCGGTACCGGCCGCGGTCGTCCTGGTACAGGAACGGGGATTCCTTGGTCACCGGACTCTTGGCCACCGTGGTGTACGGGCCGCCGCAGGCGGTGGCCGCCGGGAAGCAGGTGGCCGGGGCGCCCTCGACGCCGGAGAACACCTGGTTCCAGACGCCGTTGGTCCAGGTGCTGACCGTGCTGTTGCGGGTCATCCACTGCTGCTGGGAGCCGTTGATCACGGTCCCGTCGAACTTCGAGTCGGCGATGAACCCGCCGCTGGCGAAGGACGGATTGGTGCAGTAGTCCATCAGCGTGGTCTGGCCGCCGGTGACGTGCACCCGACGCATCGGCGCCGCCTGCGACACCGCCCAGAATTCGCCGGCGTAGCACCCGGCGGTCGGCTTGTCGGTGACCGCGATGGTCAGGTTGGACAGCGAGCGCCAGAAGTTGTTCAGCGCGATGCAATGGTCGCCGTAGCACTGGTTGTGGACGTTGATCGTTCCGTTGATGATCACGTCCCCGGGCAGCCGGCCCAGGCCGGCCACGCTGGTGTAGTAGCCGACCTCGAAATTCAGCGGCTCCGTGGCACTGCCGTAGGTGCCCGGTTCGAACAGCAACGCGAACCGGTCGGCCGCGAACTCGTTGCTCTTCTGCTTGTTGAAGACCGCTGTCGCTGCGGCCTCGATCTCGGCCGCCGACATGCTCGGGTCGAAGATCGTCACGTTCGGGCCCAGGTCGGGTTGCCAGGGTCCACTGCCCCCGCCACTGCTCCCACCATGGCCGCCACCGCCCCAGCCACGGTCGCCGGTGGCGGCGTTCGCGACGGGCGCCACCAGGGTGGCGGCCAGCACGGCCACCACGAGCACGGACAGTCGGAGCATGCGGGTCAGCGCCATCGATGCACCACCGGGGAGAGAGGTCGTCCGGGACTCGCCTGTGTACGGACTGTGCCGGTCCGCTCACGTGCGGCCATGAGTATGCATCCGCTCGGTTGAGCCCGCCCGGTGAACCGGGAGCGCTCCCACCTTTGGTCGTCGGCCGGCCTTCCGGACCCGCATCGGCCCGGCGATGACCGTCGGATGACGCCGGGATGACCACCGGTCGCGTCTTGTTCGATCGCACAGCAGGGGGCGGCCCGGACCGGAGAAGTTTGGCAATCCGGTGACTGTCGGGCCCGCCGGAGCGTCGGCGATTCTCAACTCGCCACGCCGTCCCAGCCCCTAGGACGCTCCTGAATTATCCGTATGTCGGCCCCTGTTGATCTTGTGGGTTCGGGATGATCTTGGTGTGCAGGGTCGGTCGCGGGATCAGCGTGAGTTGTTGGATGCCGAGTCGGTAGTCGGTGGGCTGCTCAAGCCGGGCAGCGTGTTCGCGTTTCTGGCCGCGCACCGTCGGGAGGTGTTCCCGGACGGCATGTTCGCGGATCTGTTTCCGTCGGGTCGGGGCCGCCCGTCAGTGCCGGCCGACGTGATGGCGTCGGTGATTGTGCTGCAGGCTCTGCACGGCCTGTCCGACGCGGACACGGTGGACTCGGTGACGTTCGATCTGCGGTGGAAGGCAGCGTGCGGGTTACCGGTGACCGCTGCGGCGTTCCATGCCACGACATTGACGTACTGGCGGCGTCGGCTGGCCGCTTCGCAGTCGCCGAACCGGATCTTCGACGCGGTCCGCCAGGTCGTGGACCAGACCGGGGTGCTGGCTGGAAAGAGCAGGCGAGCGTTGGATTCCACGATCCTGGACGACGCGGTCGCCACCCAGGACACGGTCACCCAGTTGATCGCGGCGATCCGCCGGGTCCGCCGCGAGGTACCCGGCGCCGCCGAGGTCGTCGGCGAGCACTGCTCGGCTCACGACTATGACGACCCGGGCAAACCGGCGATCGCCTGGAACGATCAGCAGGCCCGCGAGGCCCTTGTCGATGCGCTGGTCACCGACGCGCATCGGGTGCTGGGACACCTGCCCGACCAGGAGCTCGGACCGAAGGCGGCGGACGCGGTCGCCCTCTTGGCGTTGGTCGCCGGGCAGGACGTGGAACCGGTCGAGGGCTCGGACGGCACCGACGGACGGTGGCGGATCGCGCAGCGGGTCGCCCCGGACCGGGTGATCTCCACCGTGGACCCGGAGGCGCGGCACGCCCACAAGACCGTCCACCGGCGGCAGGACGGGTTCAAGGCACACATCGCGGTCGAACCCGACACCGGTCTGGTCACCGCCTGCGCGGTGACCATGGCCAGCGGACGCGGCAACAGCGACGCCGAGGTTGGACCCACCTTGCTGGCACAGGAGACCGAAAAGCTGCACGTGCTGGCCGATTCGGCGTACGGATCGGGATCCGCGCGGGCCGAACTGGACCATGCCGGGCACATCGCGTTGATCAAGCCGTTCCCGCTGCGGTCGGCCGTGCCGGACGGGTTCACCCTGGACGACTTCACCGTCGACCCCGAGGCCAGGACGGCCACCTGCCCGAACGGGGTGACCCGGTCGATCACCGCGCAATGGTCCGTCACCTTCGGAGCGGCTTGCCGCGGCTGCCCGCTCCGGGCCCAATGCACGACCAGCGACGCCGGTCGATCGCTGAAGCTGACCGAGTACGAAAGCCTGCTCAGGGCGGCCCGTCGACAAGCGGAAACCGAGGACTTCCAACAGGTCTACCGACGGCACCGGCCGATGGTCGAACGATCGATCTCCTGGCTGGTCCGCGGCAACCGCAAAGTCCGCTACCGCGGCGTCGCCAAGAACGACCACTGGTGGCACCACCGCGCCGCTGCGATCAACCTCAGGCGAATGCTCACCCTCGGGCTGACGCGGGTGAGCGGGACGTGGACCATTGCACCGGCCTGACCGGCCGGCACGAGACCTCACCGGGCCGTGAGCAACGGCCCGTCCCTCCGATCAGTCAGGAGAATCATCCAGGGCCGGGCGACGACTCAGGACCACGCCTGACAGCCCGATCACGCGCGAACGCTCCCACTGTCCCAAAGCGAACTCCCGAACCCACAAGTGACCGTTATTCAGGAGCGTCCTAGAGGACATCCATGACGACAACCGCTCCCACCCCGACGCCGGCCAAGCGCGTCCACCCGGTCGACGAGGTCCTGCCCGTCCCGAAGCTGGCCGCCTACGGGTTTCAGCACGTGCTCGCCTTCTACGCCGGCGCCGTGCTGGTGCCCATCCTGGTGGCCAACGCGCTCGGCCTGTCCAGCGAGCAGCTCATCCACCTGATCAACGCCGACCTGTTCACCTGCGGCATCGCCTCGATCATCCAGTCCGTCGGATTCTGGAAGATCGGGGTGAAACTGCCGCTGCTGCAGGGCGTCACGTTCACCGCGGTGAGCCCGATGATCGCCATCGGGCTGGCCGTCGGCGGCGGTACGCAGGGCCTGCTGGCCATCTACGGCGCGGTCATCGTGGCCGGTCTGCTGACCTTCTTCGCGGCCCCGTACTTCGCCAAGCTGCTGCGGTACTTCCCGCCGGTGGTGACCGGTTCGGTCATCCTGATCATCGGCATCGCGTTGCTGCCGGTCGCCGCCAACGACATCGTGAACGGTCAGACCACGATGGCCATGCAGGATCCGGTGCTGCTCAAGAACATCGCCTACGCCATGGGCACCCTGTTCCTGATCGTGGCCATCCAGCGCATCTTCCGCGGGTTCCTGGGCACCATCGCGGTGCTGCTCGGCCTGGTCATCGGCACGCTGGTGGCCTGGGGCCTGGGTGACGCCCACTTCGATGCGGTGACCGATTCCTCCTGGTTCGGCTACACCTCGCCGTTCTACTTCGGCTGGCCCACCTTCAGCATCACCGCGATCCTGTCCATGGTCGTGGTCATGCTGATCACCGCGGTGGAGACCACCGGCGACGTCTACGCGACCGGCGAGATCGTCGGCAAGCGGATCGTCAAGGAGGACATCGCCCGGGCGCTGCGGGCCGACGGCGTGTCCACCACCCTGGGCGGCGTCCTGAACTCGTTCCCGTACACCTGCTTCGCCGAGAACGTCGGCCTGGTCCGGCTGACCCAGGTCAAGAGCCGCTGGGTGGTCTGCTCGGCCGGCGTCATCATGATCGTCCTGGGCTCGCTGCCCAAGGCGGCGGCGATCGTCGCCGGCATCCCGCACCCGGTGCTGGGCGGGGCCGCGCTGGCCATGTTCGCGGCCGTCGCCGTGGTCGGCATCCAGACCCTGCAGAAGGTGGACTTCAACGACCACCGCAACATCGTCATCGTCGGCACCAGCGTGGGGCTGGGCATGATGGTGACCGCGCAGCCGTACATCGCGTTCGCCTTCCCCGAATGGGCGCAGATCATCTTCGGGTCCGGCATCACCCTGGGCGCCCTGTGCGCCATCGTGCTCAACATCGTCTTCTTCCACATCCCGGGCGGGCACGGTCCGGGCGTCGCGGGGCGGCCCGGCCACGACCTGGTCACCCTGGACGAGGTCAACGGGATGGACCAGGACAAGTTCGTCGAGACGTTCTCGTTCCTGACCGAGGGCGTGAGCTGGCCGGCCGAGCGGGCGTGGATCGAGCGGCCGTTCGGGCGACACGCTGGAGTTGCGGGCGGCCTTCCACGACGCCCTGCTCACCGGCAGCCCGGCGGAGCAACTGGCCTTGATGAACTCGTTCCACGACCTGGGCAGCGAGGAGGCCGGGACCGCCTACCTGGCCGATCACGCCGCCGGTGTCATCGGCATGGACGAGCAGGAGCATGCGGACATCCTGAAGATGGCGCGCGCCTATCGGGCCAAGTTCGGCTTCCCGCTGGTGATCTGCGCCAAGGAGGTCGACCGGTACGAGCGGGTGCTCAACGCCGGCTGGGACCGGATGGCCAACTCGGCCGGAGTCGAGCGGGCGGCGAACCTGGTGGAGATCGCCAAGATCGCCAACAGCCGGTTCGACGAGCTGGTGGCCGACGCCAACCCGATCGCCGCGGCCCGGGCCGGGGTGACCCGCTCAGAGCAGGTGTAACGCCAGGTAGACATCGGCCCGGTCGTCCATGCGGCTCAGGTCCCGTCCGGTCAGCTCCTCGACCCGGGCGATCCGGTACCGCACGGTGTTCAGGTGCAGATGCAGGCGCTGCGCGGTCCGGCTCCACGAGCCGTTGGCGTCCAGGAACGCGCGCAGCGTGACCACCAGGTCCGCGCCGGTGCGCCGGTCGTACTCGACGACGTCCTGCAGGACGGCGGTCGCGAACGACCGGCGCAGCCGGTCCGGCACCGCGGACAGCAACATGATCGCCGAGGTGGCCCGGTCGCCCGAGGCCACCCGGACGCCTCGGTCGGCCGGATCACCGGGCCGGCCGGAGGCCAGCAACCGGGCGTAGCGGGCGGCTCGTAGGGCCCCGGCCAGCCCGGCCGGTTCGGTGGGCCGGCTGACGCCGACGTCCAGCCGGATCCCGGGCAGCGCCGGTCCGAGCCGGAGCAGGGCCCGGCGGACGGTGTCGGCGGCGATCGATCCGGCGGTCCCGGCCGGGTTCTCCTGGTCGCTGTCCGGCCCGGCCCCCGGCATGGACACCAGCGCGACCGCCAGGCCCTGCGCATCGGACCCGACCACCGGAGTGGACAGATGACTGACCGCCTCCCCGAGCAGGCTGCCGACCAGGCCCAGCGGCGTGGTCGAGCCGATCGCCTGGGCCACCACGGCCACGGTCGGCCGGGTCAGGTCCAGGCCCAGTTGGCGCAGCAGGATCGGGATCTCCGGGCGCTCGGCGTCCTCGTCCAGCAGGGTGATGACCTGATCGGTGAGTTCCCGGCGCGCCCGGATGGGCTCTTCGGTCCGCCGTCGTTCCAGGGCCGCGATCGCGGCCAGCTCGTTGAACGGATCGACGGTGTCCGGGTCCTCCCCGGGCTCGGGCCGGTCGGCCGGCCGGTTGCCGGGCAGGTCGGCGATCACGAACCAGGCCAGCGCCCGGTGCTGGGACGCCGGGCCGACCAGGAAGGCGGTGCCCGAACCGGTTGCGGTGCTGACCCGGGTCGGGAACCGTTGCGCGGCCAGCGCCTGCCCGACCAGCAGATCCACGTCCGGCTCGGCCAACGGCGCGGTGGACGAGGCGATCTGCCGGCCGGTCGAGGTCAGCACCCGGCAGCTCAGGCCGGTCTCCCGGGCGATCCGCCGGACCAGCTCGTCCAGGGTCTGCCCGGCGGCCATCTCGGCCAGCAGTTGCCGTTGCCGGATCAACCCGTCGGTCAGCCGGCCCAGCCGCCGCTGCGCCTGCTGCCCGGCCACGAACTCGGTGACCTGGGCGAAGGAGACGGAGGCCGGCACCGCCAGCAGTGGCAGGCTCCACCGGCGGCAGGCGGCGACCACGTCCTCGGGGACGAAATCGAACAGTGCCTCACCGACGATGAGCGCGGCTGCCCCGGATTCCACCAGCCGCCGGACGAACGGATCGCTGTCCCCCGGACCGGTGCGCCACATCATTCCGGTCATCAGGGTCTGGCCGGGGGTGAGGTAGCGGCTGGGGTCGGGCAGGTCGGTGGTGTAGATCCAGCCCAGCGGGCGGGCCAGATCCTGCGCGTCGCCGTGCAGCGCGCGAATGCCCAGCTCCGGCGCGGCGAGCAGGTCGGTCAGCCTCATCGTGATCATTCTGCGCCCGTCGCACGGGTGTTACCGGCCGGTCATGCCGGTGGGATGGGCTCGCCGTCGTGGACCTGACCTCCGTCGCCGGCTATCGCGCCGCCACCTGCCGCGCCGACCTGGCCCTCGCGCCCGGCGAGGTCTTCCTGGGCGGCGGGACCTGGCTCTATTCCGAACCGCAGCCGGAGGTCACCGGGCTGGTCGATCTGACCGCAATGGGGTGGGCCCCGTTGGAACCGTTGCCCGGCGGCGGGCTGCGGGTCGGCGCCACCTGCACGATCGCCGAGCTCGCCGCGGCCCGGCCGTTCTTCCTCCAGTGCGCGACGGCGTTGCTCGCCTCGGTCAAGGTCTGGCGGATGGCCACCGTCGGCGGCAACATCTGCCGCTCGTTCGCCGCGGCGGCCATGGTCTCGCTCGCGGTCACGCTGGACGGGGTCGCCGAGATCTGGACGCCGGACGGCGGGTCCTACCGGATCCGGGTCGCGGAGATGATCACCGGCAACGGCACGAACACGCTGCGGCCGGGGGAGGTGCTGCGGGCGGTCGACCTGCCCGGGGCGGCGCTGGCCGGGCGGACCGCGTTCCGGCAGATCGCCCTGGCCACCCTCGGCCGGTCCGGGGCGGTGGTGACCGGACGGGCGGACCCGGACGGGGCGCTGACCCTGGTGATCACCGCGGCGACCCTGCGCCCGGTGGTGCTGCGGTACCCGGGCCACCCGTCGGCGGATCAGCTGGCCGCCGACGTCGCCGCCGTGGATGCGTACTACACCGATCCGCTCGGCCCGGCCGACTGGCGCCGGCAGGTCAGCGGAGTGCTGCTCGACGAGATCCGACAGGAGTTGCGCAGATGAGGTTCTCGGTCAACGGGCGGGACGTGGACGGCGAACCGGGACCCGGTCAGTGCCTGCGCACCCTGTTGCGCGAGCTGGGCGAGTTCGGGGTGAAGAAGGGCTGCGACTCCGGCGACTGCGGCGCCTGTTCGGTGCTGGTCGACGGGCAGCCGGTGCACTCCTGTATCTCTCCCGCCCGCCGGATCGAGGGTCGCGCGGTCACCACCGTCACCGGCCTGGGCACCCCGTCCGACCTGCACCCGCTGCAGCGGTCCTTCGTGGACCACTTCGGCTTCCAGTGCGGTTTCTGCACCGCCGGGATGATCGTCACCGCCTCCGCCCTGGAACCGGAGGAGCTGGCGGATCTCCCGCGGGCGATGAAGGGGAACCTGTGCCGCTGCACCGGCTACCGGGCCATTCGGGACGCGATCCGGTCGGGGCCGGGCGCGGCGCGGGCCGACACCGGGAGCGTGGTGGGCACATCCGCGCACCCGCCCGCGGCCCACCGGGTGGTGACCGGAACCGAGCCCTATACCTTCGATCTGGACCAGTCCTCGACCCTGGTGCTGCGGGTGCTCGGCTCGCCGCACGCGCACGCCCGGATCGTCTCGATCGAGGTGGCCGAGGCGCTGGCCGTGCCCGGGGTCGAGCTGGTGCTCACCCATCACGACGTGCCGCGCACCCGGTTCTCCACCGCCCGCCACGAGAACCGGCTCGAGGACCCCGACGACACCCGGATCCTGGACGACGTGGTGCGGTTCGTCGGGCAGCGGGTCGCCGCCGTGGTGGCCACCGACGCGGTCGCCGCGGATCGGGCCAGCCGGCTCATCCAGGTCGAATACGACGTGCTGCCGGCCGTGATCGACCCGGTCGCGGCCACCGCCCCCGGGGCCCCCGTGCTGCACCCGGAACTCGGCGCGGCCGACCGGGTCGCCGACGCCGGCCGCAACGTGGTGGCCCGGATCCACGACGGCATCGGCGATTCGGTCGACGACGCGTTGGCCGCCGC
This genomic window from Nakamurella multipartita DSM 44233 contains:
- the aroA gene encoding 3-phosphoshikimate 1-carboxyvinyltransferase, producing MTTALAPWPAPTADAPVTATVPVPGSKSLTNRALVLAAQAVAPSLIPAPLRSRDTDLMAAALRALGTGIESAGPGGRDWLVTPAPLAGPAHVDCGLAGTVMRFLPPLAATATGPIIFDGDEAARRRPMATVLDALRALGVRVDGDRLPFTVHADGRVPGGTVRIDASASSQFVSGLLLSAPSFAGGIEVRHEGAAVPSLPHIEMTVQALRGVGVRVDDATPDRWRVEPGPVQPWTSTIEPDLSNATPFLAAAAVTGGTVTVPHWPAATTQAGDAIRGLLTAMGARVSIGPDGLTVSGPDRLRGLTADLHDVGELTPTVAAIALFADGPSRLTGIGHLRGHETDRLAALAQDIQAVGGRVDEAPDGFTIHPQPLHGGPWAAFADHRMATAGAIVGLRVPGVLVDDVATTAKTLPGFADMWTRMLGPAVA
- a CDS encoding IS1182-like element ISNml3 family transposase — encoded protein: MQGRSRDQRELLDAESVVGGLLKPGSVFAFLAAHRREVFPDGMFADLFPSGRGRPSVPADVMASVIVLQALHGLSDADTVDSVTFDLRWKAACGLPVTAAAFHATTLTYWRRRLAASQSPNRIFDAVRQVVDQTGVLAGKSRRALDSTILDDAVATQDTVTQLIAAIRRVRREVPGAAEVVGEHCSAHDYDDPGKPAIAWNDQQAREALVDALVTDAHRVLGHLPDQELGPKAADAVALLALVAGQDVEPVEGSDGTDGRWRIAQRVAPDRVISTVDPEARHAHKTVHRRQDGFKAHIAVEPDTGLVTACAVTMASGRGNSDAEVGPTLLAQETEKLHVLADSAYGSGSARAELDHAGHIALIKPFPLRSAVPDGFTLDDFTVDPEARTATCPNGVTRSITAQWSVTFGAACRGCPLRAQCTTSDAGRSLKLTEYESLLRAARRQAETEDFQQVYRRHRPMVERSISWLVRGNRKVRYRGVAKNDHWWHHRAAAINLRRMLTLGLTRVSGTWTIAPA
- a CDS encoding PucR family transcriptional regulator, whose amino-acid sequence is MRLTDLLAAPELGIRALHGDAQDLARPLGWIYTTDLPDPSRYLTPGQTLMTGMMWRTGPGDSDPFVRRLVESGAAALIVGEALFDFVPEDVVAACRRWSLPLLAVPASVSFAQVTEFVAGQQAQRRLGRLTDGLIRQRQLLAEMAAGQTLDELVRRIARETGLSCRVLTSTGRQIASSTAPLAEPDVDLLVGQALAAQRFPTRVSTATGSGTAFLVGPASQHRALAWFVIADLPGNRPADRPEPGEDPDTVDPFNELAAIAALERRRTEEPIRARRELTDQVITLLDEDAERPEIPILLRQLGLDLTRPTVAVVAQAIGSTTPLGLVGSLLGEAVSHLSTPVVGSDAQGLAVALVSMPGAGPDSDQENPAGTAGSIAADTVRRALLRLGPALPGIRLDVGVSRPTEPAGLAGALRAARYARLLASGRPGDPADRGVRVASGDRATSAIMLLSAVPDRLRRSFATAVLQDVVEYDRRTGADLVVTLRAFLDANGSWSRTAQRLHLHLNTVRYRIARVEELTGRDLSRMDDRADVYLALHLL
- a CDS encoding glycosyl hydrolase family 28-related protein: MALTRMLRLSVLVVAVLAATLVAPVANAATGDRGWGGGGHGGSSGGGSGPWQPDLGPNVTIFDPSMSAAEIEAAATAVFNKQKSNEFAADRFALLFEPGTYGSATEPLNFEVGYYTSVAGLGRLPGDVIINGTINVHNQCYGDHCIALNNFWRSLSNLTIAVTDKPTAGCYAGEFWAVSQAAPMRRVHVTGGQTTLMDYCTNPSFASGGFIADSKFDGTVINGSQQQWMTRNSTVSTWTNGVWNQVFSGVEGAPATCFPAATACGGPYTTVAKSPVTKESPFLYQDDRGRYRVFVPAVQRNSSGTTWASGNPKGSSQSIENFYVARPGDDARTINAALARGKQLLLTPGVYQLDRPITVTRPNTLILGLGYATLIPQNGNAAITIGDVPGVDVAGVTIDAGPVNSPVLVQVGTPGGQCSSSRGNPTVLHDVFVRIGGAAAGRATTSIVVNSDNTILDNIWAWRADHGNGVGWTVNTADTGLIVNGDNVTAYGLFVEHYQKTETIWNGDNGRVVFYQNELPYDPPNQAAWTQPSGELGYPARKVADGVRSFSGTGMGSYSFFNQGVDVYAANAFEVPTGLKAGSLTNLLTIFLDPANGKGGIQNVINGVGGSSTIANPDVPVTVVSYP
- the rsgA gene encoding ribosome small subunit-dependent GTPase A — its product is MSRLGEDWDNDDVRVRPGRSSRPRTKTRPAHTESVEGFVTTVDRGRYTCLVGDGTRHARPVTAMRARELGRRAVAVGDLVDLVGDTGGAPDTLARIVRIAPRRSILRRSADDVDTTERVLVANADQLVIVSALADPEPRTGFIDRCLVAAFTGNLTPVLLLTKSDLADAGPLRSTYDELTVPILVTRRGIDRGLDDTGVRVVDGIDAVREQLSGRVSVMIGHSGVGKSTVVNALVPQALRATGSVTGVGKGRHTSTSAIALPLAGGGWVIDTPGVRSFGLAHVTPDDLLAAFDDLLEGTVDCPPNCDHLGAECALDGWVAAGHSSAGRLASFRRLLQSRAGSD
- a CDS encoding Acg family FMN-binding oxidoreductase; amino-acid sequence: MFGRIPRDVRAAVEDATRAASIHNSQPWIFVYRGESIDLWLDVGRAPHVVDPSGRWAVQSAGAALANLELALAHRLEARVRVIDFPGPGPQPPAGLAPIARDQLPPILRDLTTAPVASVSWSGDRLAPSAADAQLYGAIHDRFTSRAPFAATAVTGPQWQEIAAAGACGAVSTEAVSEDFTRVFLKLTAEVEARMVGDVAYLAEVRRWVDRGPYEGIPGGAAGVHDSTGQYPGRDFSVGPNQVGSALPSGQFEGRLQLAVLRSDQDTPADWLDAGRALERVGLRATASGLRIGILGQALEQAPTHEAVDQEYSTTLGRPVIVQQVVRLGHGDGSARPTPTPRRPLPEVLVHETHS